In the genome of Streptomyces collinus, one region contains:
- a CDS encoding T4 family baseplate hub assembly chaperone, with amino-acid sequence MAITQAADVLATWESGLAQDPAGRALLLHLAARPDLGGDQQALLALPVGEREADLFALRRALFGERMQVRLDCSACGADMEFELDAGDFARGLAGRGEPLVRIAEDGWEVRFRVPGVADLTAAARAADPRRALLARCVADAVHDGQPVAADALPAAVQRRIAEAAQAADPGGDVTLTVACPDCGKGTRAELDIASYLWTELDAWARDLLLDVHLLATAYGWSEPEILALSPLRRRYYLELCADV; translated from the coding sequence ATGGCCATCACACAGGCGGCCGACGTTCTGGCCACCTGGGAGAGCGGGCTGGCCCAGGACCCGGCCGGGCGCGCCCTGCTGCTGCACCTCGCCGCCCGGCCGGACCTGGGCGGTGATCAGCAGGCACTGCTGGCGCTGCCGGTCGGGGAGCGGGAAGCCGACTTGTTCGCCCTGCGCCGGGCGCTGTTCGGCGAGCGGATGCAGGTGCGCCTGGACTGCTCGGCGTGCGGCGCGGACATGGAGTTCGAGCTGGACGCCGGGGACTTCGCCCGCGGCCTGGCCGGCCGGGGCGAACCGCTGGTGCGGATCGCCGAGGACGGCTGGGAGGTCCGGTTCCGGGTGCCCGGCGTCGCCGACCTGACGGCGGCGGCCCGGGCGGCCGACCCGCGCCGGGCCCTGCTGGCGCGGTGCGTGGCCGACGCCGTACACGACGGGCAGCCCGTCGCGGCGGACGCGCTGCCCGCCGCCGTGCAGCGCCGGATCGCCGAGGCCGCCCAGGCCGCCGACCCGGGCGGCGACGTCACGCTCACCGTCGCCTGCCCCGACTGCGGGAAGGGCACCCGGGCCGAGCTGGACATCGCCTCCTACCTGTGGACCGAACTGGACGCCTGGGCCCGGGACCTCCTGCTCGACGTCCATCTGCTCGCCACCGCGTACGGCTGGAGCGAGCCGGAGATCCTGGCGCTCAGCCCGCTGCGGCGCCGCTACTACCTGGAGCTGTGTGCGGATGTCTGA
- a CDS encoding DUF4255 domain-containing protein: MSNALALAHVTQALALLIEDNLPPDIDIAVKVEPRKPPADPPAEPTITVFLYQVTPNTSQRNNDLPARASDGTLVRRPAAALDLHYLISAYGEEAELVGQRLIGSVVRTLHETPVLPRDIIELAGRRPHLGGSDLADAVQRVRFTPTVMDVDETSKLWGMLHQTPYTLSVVYQAVLVLIDGRETPVPAKPVERPEVRVLPFGAPGAPAPGTVPEAPLTPEPQAPEPAGAATKAVAVTEPRAPARTARGRKAAQPARTAKKTAAQPAKSARSQPAAKDADGSEDTEN; encoded by the coding sequence ATGAGCAACGCACTTGCCCTCGCCCACGTCACCCAGGCCCTCGCCCTGCTGATCGAGGACAACCTGCCCCCGGACATCGACATCGCGGTCAAGGTCGAGCCGCGCAAGCCGCCCGCGGACCCGCCGGCCGAGCCGACCATCACCGTGTTCCTGTACCAGGTCACGCCCAACACCTCGCAGCGCAACAACGACCTGCCCGCCCGGGCCTCCGACGGCACGCTGGTCCGCAGGCCCGCCGCCGCGCTCGACCTGCACTACCTCATCAGTGCCTACGGCGAGGAAGCCGAACTGGTCGGGCAGCGCCTGATCGGCTCGGTGGTGCGCACGCTGCACGAGACGCCCGTGCTGCCCCGGGACATCATCGAACTCGCGGGCCGGCGACCGCACCTGGGCGGCAGCGACCTCGCCGACGCGGTGCAGCGGGTGCGGTTCACCCCGACCGTGATGGACGTCGACGAGACGTCCAAGCTCTGGGGGATGCTCCACCAGACGCCCTACACGCTGTCGGTCGTCTACCAGGCCGTGCTGGTCCTCATCGACGGCCGCGAGACGCCGGTGCCGGCGAAGCCGGTGGAACGGCCCGAGGTGCGGGTGCTGCCGTTCGGGGCGCCCGGCGCACCGGCCCCGGGCACCGTGCCGGAGGCACCGCTCACGCCGGAGCCTCAGGCCCCGGAACCCGCCGGCGCCGCCACCAAGGCCGTGGCCGTCACCGAGCCCAGGGCGCCCGCCAGGACGGCCCGGGGCCGCAAGGCGGCGCAGCCGGCCAGGACCGCGAAGAAGACGGCCGCCCAACCCGCGAAGTCCGCACGGTCCCAGCCGGCGGCCAAGGACGCGGACGGCAGCGAGGACACGGAGAACTGA
- a CDS encoding phage tail protein, with translation MAEFTVNAHRFDPYKNFKFLVLWDGRTVAGISKISPLKRTTEVVKHRHGGDPSSPRKSPGRSEFEGITLERGVTHDPEFDRWANKVWQVGAGLGSEVSLADFRKDIVIQVLNEAGQVAVSHKLYRTWPSEYQVLGELDANANAVAIQSLKLECEGWERDYEVPEPEEPSFLNPA, from the coding sequence ATGGCAGAGTTCACGGTCAACGCCCATCGCTTCGACCCGTACAAGAACTTCAAGTTCCTGGTCCTGTGGGACGGTCGGACGGTCGCCGGCATCAGCAAGATCAGTCCGCTGAAGCGGACCACCGAGGTCGTCAAGCACCGGCACGGCGGCGACCCCTCCTCCCCGCGCAAGTCGCCGGGCCGCTCCGAGTTCGAGGGCATCACCCTGGAACGCGGCGTCACCCACGACCCCGAGTTCGACCGCTGGGCCAACAAGGTCTGGCAGGTCGGCGCGGGCCTCGGCTCGGAGGTGTCCCTGGCGGATTTCCGCAAGGACATCGTGATCCAGGTCCTCAACGAGGCCGGGCAGGTCGCCGTCTCGCACAAGCTGTACCGGACCTGGCCGAGCGAGTACCAGGTCCTCGGCGAACTGGACGCCAACGCCAACGCGGTCGCCATCCAGTCGCTGAAGCTCGAATGCGAGGGCTGGGAACGGGACTACGAGGTGCCCGAGCCGGAGGAGCCCTCGTTCCTGAACCCGGCGTAG
- a CDS encoding eCIS core domain-containing protein, which produces MSNSHTQDGRSEQSAEQRRRKRKERAARSRAPEPRDIVSGAGQPLDPGVRRELEERLGHDLSRVRLHTGRDAGRLADLLGADAVAVGQDILFREGAYRPGTDEGRRLLAHELLHTVQNPHGLGALRAGRDLGAVSLPQQAIEREAETTAQDLVRDTGPGAAAAAPDVEEGQATPGWLRYATVDADRRRMEQLDPATLVDRIANGLLRSLRGDPEDRSGRVRVQLARMAPEVQDSVLDRLELRLPATVVDRLLDSVEETQDAGPLPLDAAAAPHALPGATEEIEAERAREDSEADGGPEQDVRTREPGRQGGRPEDTRGEEPGQTADREQGAKDSARQEQGAEGSAGQHQGADGSAARQQAGVEDEQERSSGRQEEKDASGRDARQDADDERRDASDTERDQRDQDRQDERDAGEEQGGAQDEAAPEPERQAVEQERRPDAGETAGRQATAPGSVDRSGAEPGEKSRTGGDGPAVRTPGDPENEQDAGDEPLGLDAEPVQDDSGRETGDDTASAAGQGPVPEADLVGYTEAAKNPGLVEERRKGTAPHPGLPAASDAPVPDTATQEPRPDQDTASRSEEKDSGGDSFESLLSDVSDGQQAADPNGLTGALATASSGTPPAEGAGADPERKQSDERKEDSEAARRDAEARNADGAAAGTVTGPGETAAPDQLAKAGEDARTQGSGAPSGTGTDTGGESRAQSAQSAQKPEAGAPDRSGAKQEGSGSSGSAGADKGQDKQAGKPEGGPANGQREPAGDQGQETAPPAPETSPGGAQDATEGKGPATTPGPQSGPDKVSTPGPASAPKLAPGNGPSPMAAGPEPKTNTPRATESPGPGGGSGGGSTGSRSRPAGGKRQAARQAAKTVSRRGRGAGGGRTSPAPASVRSGGRPSASGGSKASPKAKKEAPAPDVSNATPESGLSTAAGLKPHQALETLKGVDSAVGRSVDKERTALRKAPPRTQRPVGSPRTVPGGPKAAAPGTYTNAKVARTEAAPGKTPEISGEQKPQGEVPGANVPEPSWWDIAVTIGAQLFGKLLKEILPLDDLIDSILGLPTTDEGLRNARVGDAPRLPLENDSDPQRTDEQGRKLDERKDELHRSGREDAARPMGEDQIYPDVPKETLTGKVAGGKKGAKGGGTRSVSGGGVPIESASAVAEHDRGPQIQAGFSQGRQKMGQERQSKDKKAADDREQHDRDLQKEVTASGKKQSDTRDKGRSDIADSRDRWRREQDDKVSEIDGKKGKKYDKVRDDIKKKEEDTDKDVDKRTEDDNKKIDDEQTNAEKEAEKKQEEGKDDADNWLEEAIEKLKEFFETLKNAIKSVFEKARQVVTDLIDTFKQQVFKLIDDARNWVVDQINTFADALIALGDELLADYPAMRDKWRNTIDGARDWAVQKVNEAADALKEVAGKLLDGLCGALLAGLDALEGGLLAAVDLAETVTVGALEFGAAAVAALGEWAAIFNDIVSDPGDWISKAGAAAETGAKEHLFEEVKTAVRAWFNQKVQEIIGIPLEDFQELISGGVSVEQMAQMAWDEALPQLPVIIGVMVVEKVVAKLIPGAGWVMAVIDALQTAWGALSEILAAFGLFMDFLKSVKSGSGALPFAKAVAAGVVALLELIYEFLVEGVSRFMGKVAERLGTMLKNLRTKRKPGRSDAPSPPDAPTKPRDESQGRSDDRTPSSPSSSPDRPADRTDGRPPARPRTPSADKTSRPPSRPRPGKRSTPERKPRAAAHGTRPKKRRDDDERRDEGREVNAARRRMRDAERRLKDDDRPDTRPDAPTRRGPARDTLRPERRRPANDRDRDRDGKDTRPTDRRGDDYGTPGNRLRDEDRRPDRRDDDRRRDTEKDRPRRRPLRRARQTIKSAVNRARRAAAKLFGKARRRIGNRLNDRLRKLREQWRRRNDRTGDRTPHRDRRRRDRRDRRDRKPEETTWEQTMPRVSFRNLDGEAHTLMFRGRGPTADMVVRSQTDPVTQYLDEWAAEAGQLTAYPDRQSRQLEAIRSARAQHVRAEQVKRRLPPRGTTTRTGELEYRALRGALGRLARLLELREIDPSRPPLLPMVLPPYTDGVRGHGFQATGINKSIKSHKGEKPSGNPKIPLGWDLVPAPLRKDTAWVRMHLFTEKFGGKATGSNLVPAPGTPVNSRFAYRVELPAFKAITKDPSIAMIWYNYDVSFYTGADEYFPKKISMAWGKYAPAGNTWRKQPSEGQYTRDNIQRPNALDSRFDINGKGPDSIRTKFGVSRAFAQALRDQSPYRDIYQLIVRMKAYKKRLAAASPGKLRNFDSELKAVVAKKNDIRFT; this is translated from the coding sequence GTGAGCAACTCCCATACGCAGGACGGACGTTCGGAGCAGTCCGCCGAGCAGCGCCGTCGCAAGCGCAAGGAGCGGGCGGCCAGGTCCCGCGCCCCCGAGCCCAGGGACATCGTCAGCGGCGCGGGCCAGCCGCTCGACCCGGGCGTACGGCGGGAGCTGGAGGAGCGCCTCGGGCACGACCTGAGCCGCGTACGCCTGCACACCGGGCGGGACGCCGGCCGGCTGGCGGACCTGCTCGGGGCGGACGCGGTCGCCGTCGGCCAGGACATCCTCTTCCGCGAGGGGGCGTACCGGCCCGGCACGGACGAGGGCCGCCGGCTGCTCGCCCACGAGCTCCTGCACACCGTGCAGAACCCGCACGGCCTCGGTGCGTTGCGGGCGGGACGTGACCTGGGCGCGGTGAGCCTGCCGCAGCAGGCCATCGAGCGGGAGGCGGAGACGACGGCGCAGGACCTGGTGCGCGACACGGGTCCCGGCGCGGCCGCAGCGGCTCCGGACGTCGAGGAGGGGCAGGCCACCCCCGGCTGGCTCCGCTACGCGACCGTCGACGCCGACCGCCGCCGCATGGAGCAGCTGGACCCGGCCACCCTCGTCGACCGCATCGCCAACGGCCTGCTGCGTTCGCTGCGCGGCGACCCGGAGGACCGGTCGGGCCGCGTGCGCGTCCAACTCGCCCGCATGGCGCCCGAGGTGCAGGACAGCGTCCTGGACCGGCTGGAACTGCGGCTGCCCGCGACGGTCGTGGACCGGCTGCTGGACAGTGTGGAGGAGACCCAGGACGCGGGCCCGCTGCCGCTGGACGCCGCGGCGGCCCCCCACGCGCTGCCCGGCGCGACGGAGGAGATCGAGGCGGAGCGCGCTCGCGAGGACTCCGAGGCGGACGGGGGTCCCGAGCAGGACGTACGGACGCGGGAGCCGGGCAGGCAGGGCGGCAGGCCCGAGGACACCCGGGGCGAGGAGCCCGGTCAGACCGCCGACCGGGAGCAGGGCGCGAAGGACTCGGCCCGGCAAGAGCAGGGTGCCGAGGGCTCGGCCGGGCAGCATCAGGGCGCTGACGGATCTGCCGCGCGGCAGCAGGCCGGTGTCGAGGACGAGCAGGAGCGCTCGTCGGGCCGGCAGGAGGAGAAGGACGCCTCCGGCCGGGACGCGCGGCAGGACGCCGACGACGAACGCAGGGACGCGTCGGACACCGAGCGCGACCAGCGGGACCAGGACCGGCAGGACGAGCGCGACGCGGGCGAGGAGCAGGGCGGGGCCCAGGACGAGGCCGCCCCGGAGCCGGAGCGGCAGGCCGTCGAGCAGGAGCGGCGCCCGGACGCCGGTGAGACCGCGGGCCGGCAGGCCACCGCCCCCGGCAGCGTCGACCGCAGCGGTGCCGAGCCCGGGGAGAAGTCCCGTACCGGCGGTGACGGGCCGGCGGTCCGCACGCCGGGCGATCCGGAGAACGAACAGGACGCCGGCGACGAGCCGTTGGGGCTGGACGCCGAGCCCGTCCAGGACGACTCAGGCCGGGAGACAGGGGACGACACGGCCTCGGCAGCCGGTCAGGGGCCCGTGCCCGAAGCCGACCTCGTCGGATACACCGAAGCGGCGAAGAACCCCGGTCTCGTCGAGGAACGGCGCAAGGGCACGGCCCCGCACCCCGGCCTGCCGGCCGCCTCCGATGCTCCGGTGCCGGACACGGCGACTCAGGAGCCCCGGCCCGACCAGGACACCGCGTCCCGTTCCGAGGAGAAGGACAGCGGCGGCGACTCCTTCGAGAGCCTCCTGAGCGATGTGTCCGACGGGCAGCAGGCCGCCGATCCGAACGGCCTGACCGGTGCTCTCGCCACGGCGTCCTCGGGAACCCCGCCGGCGGAGGGGGCCGGGGCGGACCCGGAGCGGAAGCAGTCCGACGAACGCAAGGAGGACTCCGAGGCCGCGCGGCGCGACGCGGAGGCCCGGAACGCGGACGGGGCGGCGGCCGGGACGGTCACGGGGCCCGGGGAGACCGCGGCGCCGGACCAGTTGGCCAAAGCGGGGGAGGACGCCCGTACCCAGGGCTCCGGCGCACCGTCCGGCACCGGAACGGACACGGGCGGGGAGAGCCGGGCCCAGAGTGCCCAGAGCGCGCAGAAGCCGGAAGCCGGAGCTCCCGACCGCAGCGGCGCGAAGCAGGAGGGTTCCGGGAGTTCGGGGAGCGCCGGGGCGGACAAGGGGCAGGACAAGCAGGCCGGCAAGCCCGAAGGCGGCCCGGCGAACGGTCAGCGCGAGCCCGCCGGTGACCAGGGGCAGGAGACGGCGCCGCCCGCACCCGAGACGTCACCCGGGGGCGCCCAGGACGCCACGGAAGGCAAGGGGCCGGCCACCACCCCCGGCCCGCAGTCCGGCCCGGACAAGGTCTCCACCCCGGGGCCCGCGAGCGCGCCGAAACTGGCACCGGGCAACGGGCCTTCGCCCATGGCCGCGGGCCCGGAACCGAAGACCAACACACCCAGGGCCACCGAGTCACCGGGCCCCGGCGGGGGTTCCGGCGGCGGCTCCACCGGCTCCCGCTCCCGCCCGGCGGGCGGCAAGCGCCAGGCGGCACGGCAGGCGGCGAAGACCGTGTCACGCCGAGGCCGCGGCGCGGGCGGCGGCCGCACGTCCCCGGCTCCGGCCTCTGTCCGGTCCGGCGGCCGCCCCTCCGCATCCGGCGGATCCAAGGCGAGCCCCAAGGCCAAGAAGGAGGCCCCGGCCCCGGACGTCTCCAACGCCACCCCCGAGTCCGGCCTGTCGACGGCCGCCGGGCTGAAGCCGCACCAGGCCCTGGAAACCCTCAAGGGCGTCGACAGCGCGGTCGGCCGTTCGGTCGACAAGGAGCGCACGGCCCTGCGCAAGGCACCGCCCAGGACGCAGCGCCCCGTCGGCTCCCCGCGCACGGTCCCCGGCGGCCCGAAGGCGGCGGCCCCGGGCACGTACACGAACGCCAAGGTCGCCCGTACCGAGGCGGCCCCGGGCAAGACGCCCGAGATCTCCGGCGAGCAGAAGCCGCAGGGCGAGGTCCCGGGGGCGAACGTGCCCGAGCCGAGCTGGTGGGACATCGCCGTCACCATCGGCGCCCAGCTGTTCGGCAAGCTCCTCAAGGAGATCCTGCCGCTCGACGACCTGATCGACTCCATCCTGGGCCTGCCGACCACGGACGAGGGCCTGCGGAACGCACGCGTGGGCGACGCCCCGCGGCTGCCGCTGGAGAACGACTCCGACCCGCAGCGCACCGACGAACAGGGCAGGAAGCTCGACGAGCGGAAGGACGAACTGCACCGGTCGGGACGCGAGGACGCCGCCCGCCCGATGGGCGAGGACCAGATCTACCCCGACGTGCCCAAGGAGACCCTGACCGGCAAGGTGGCCGGCGGGAAGAAGGGCGCGAAGGGCGGCGGCACGCGGTCGGTGTCCGGCGGCGGCGTGCCGATCGAGTCGGCCTCCGCGGTCGCCGAGCACGACCGGGGCCCGCAGATCCAGGCGGGCTTCTCGCAGGGCCGCCAGAAGATGGGCCAGGAGCGGCAGTCCAAGGACAAGAAGGCGGCCGACGACCGCGAGCAGCACGACCGGGATCTCCAGAAGGAGGTCACCGCCAGCGGCAAGAAGCAGTCCGACACCCGTGACAAGGGCCGCTCCGACATCGCCGACTCCCGGGACCGGTGGCGGCGGGAGCAGGACGACAAGGTCTCGGAGATCGACGGCAAGAAGGGCAAGAAGTACGACAAGGTCCGCGACGACATCAAGAAGAAGGAGGAGGACACCGACAAGGACGTCGACAAGCGGACCGAGGACGACAACAAGAAGATCGACGACGAGCAGACGAACGCCGAGAAGGAGGCGGAGAAGAAGCAGGAGGAGGGCAAGGACGACGCCGACAACTGGCTCGAAGAGGCCATCGAGAAGCTGAAGGAGTTCTTCGAGACCCTCAAGAACGCCATCAAGAGCGTCTTCGAGAAGGCCCGCCAGGTCGTCACCGACCTCATCGACACGTTCAAGCAGCAGGTCTTCAAGCTCATCGACGACGCCCGCAACTGGGTCGTCGACCAGATCAACACCTTCGCCGACGCGCTGATCGCCCTCGGCGACGAACTCCTCGCCGACTACCCGGCGATGCGCGACAAGTGGCGCAACACCATCGACGGTGCCCGCGACTGGGCCGTGCAGAAGGTCAACGAGGCCGCGGACGCGCTGAAGGAGGTCGCGGGCAAGCTCTTGGACGGCCTGTGCGGGGCGCTGCTGGCCGGGCTCGACGCCCTGGAGGGAGGCCTGCTGGCGGCGGTCGACCTCGCCGAGACGGTCACCGTCGGCGCGCTGGAGTTCGGTGCTGCCGCGGTCGCCGCGCTCGGCGAGTGGGCGGCCATCTTCAACGACATCGTCTCCGACCCGGGCGACTGGATCAGCAAGGCCGGTGCCGCAGCGGAGACGGGTGCGAAGGAGCACCTCTTCGAGGAGGTCAAGACCGCTGTCCGGGCCTGGTTCAACCAGAAGGTCCAGGAGATCATCGGCATCCCCCTGGAGGACTTCCAGGAACTGATCTCCGGGGGCGTCTCCGTCGAGCAGATGGCGCAGATGGCCTGGGACGAGGCGTTGCCCCAACTGCCGGTCATCATCGGCGTGATGGTCGTCGAGAAGGTCGTCGCCAAGCTCATCCCCGGCGCCGGCTGGGTGATGGCCGTCATCGACGCCCTCCAGACCGCGTGGGGCGCGCTGAGCGAGATCCTCGCCGCGTTCGGCCTGTTCATGGACTTCCTGAAGTCGGTCAAGAGCGGCAGCGGGGCGCTGCCCTTCGCGAAGGCGGTCGCGGCCGGGGTCGTCGCGCTCCTGGAACTGATCTACGAGTTCCTCGTCGAGGGCGTCAGCCGCTTCATGGGCAAGGTCGCCGAACGCCTCGGCACCATGCTCAAGAACCTCCGCACGAAGAGGAAGCCGGGCCGTTCCGACGCCCCTTCCCCGCCGGACGCCCCCACCAAGCCCCGGGACGAGAGCCAGGGCCGCTCCGACGACCGCACCCCGTCGTCGCCGTCGTCTTCGCCGGACCGCCCCGCGGACCGCACGGACGGCAGGCCCCCGGCCCGGCCTCGCACACCCTCCGCCGACAAGACCTCACGCCCGCCGTCGAGGCCCCGCCCCGGCAAGCGCTCCACCCCGGAGAGGAAGCCCCGCGCCGCCGCCCACGGCACCCGCCCGAAGAAGCGCCGCGACGACGACGAACGCCGCGACGAGGGCCGCGAGGTGAACGCGGCGAGGCGCCGCATGCGGGACGCGGAACGCCGTCTGAAGGACGACGACCGCCCCGACACCCGCCCCGACGCCCCCACCCGCCGCGGCCCGGCCCGCGACACACTCCGCCCCGAGCGCCGCCGCCCCGCGAACGACCGCGACCGTGACCGCGACGGCAAGGACACGCGCCCGACGGACCGCCGAGGAGACGACTACGGCACCCCGGGCAACCGCCTTCGCGACGAGGACCGCAGGCCGGACCGCCGTGACGACGACCGCCGCCGCGACACCGAAAAGGACCGCCCCCGTCGCCGACCGCTGCGCCGCGCCCGCCAGACCATCAAGTCGGCGGTCAACCGCGCCCGCCGCGCTGCCGCCAAGCTCTTCGGCAAGGCCCGCCGCAGGATCGGCAACCGGCTGAACGACCGGTTGCGGAAGCTGCGGGAGCAGTGGCGGCGCCGGAACGACCGGACAGGCGACAGGACACCGCACCGCGACCGGCGGCGTCGCGACCGCCGAGACCGCCGCGACCGCAAGCCCGAGGAGACGACCTGGGAACAGACCATGCCCAGGGTCTCCTTCCGCAACCTGGACGGGGAAGCCCATACGTTGATGTTCCGGGGCCGGGGCCCCACCGCCGACATGGTGGTGCGGAGCCAGACCGACCCCGTGACCCAGTACCTGGACGAATGGGCGGCGGAAGCAGGGCAGCTCACGGCATACCCTGACCGGCAGAGCCGCCAGTTGGAAGCCATCCGCTCCGCACGCGCCCAGCACGTCCGCGCCGAGCAGGTCAAGCGGAGGCTGCCGCCCCGGGGCACGACGACCCGGACGGGAGAGCTCGAGTACCGCGCCCTGCGCGGTGCGCTGGGCAGGCTGGCCCGTCTGCTGGAACTCCGCGAGATCGATCCGAGCCGGCCGCCGCTGCTCCCCATGGTTCTTCCGCCGTACACCGACGGTGTGCGCGGCCACGGGTTCCAGGCCACCGGCATCAACAAGTCCATCAAGAGCCACAAGGGCGAAAAGCCCAGCGGAAATCCCAAGATCCCCCTGGGCTGGGACCTGGTTCCGGCGCCTCTCAGGAAAGACACGGCATGGGTGCGCATGCATCTCTTCACGGAGAAATTCGGCGGGAAGGCCACGGGATCGAACCTCGTCCCCGCTCCCGGCACGCCGGTGAACAGCCGATTCGCCTACCGCGTCGAGTTGCCCGCTTTCAAGGCGATCACCAAGGACCCCAGTATCGCGATGATTTGGTACAACTACGACGTCAGTTTCTACACCGGCGCGGACGAGTACTTCCCCAAGAAGATCTCCATGGCGTGGGGGAAGTACGCCCCCGCGGGCAACACGTGGCGCAAGCAGCCGTCCGAGGGCCAGTACACCCGGGACAACATCCAGCGCCCGAACGCCCTTGATTCCAGGTTCGACATCAACGGCAAGGGTCCCGACTCCATCAGGACCAAGTTCGGTGTCAGCCGGGCCTTCGCGCAGGCGCTGCGTGACCAGTCTCCCTATCGAGACATCTACCAGTTGATCGTGCGGATGAAGGCCTACAAGAAGCGCCTGGCCGCCGCGTCACCCGGCAAGCTCAGGAACTTCGACAGCGAGCTCAAGGCCGTCGTCGCCAAGAAGAACGACATTCGCTTCACCTAG
- a CDS encoding ATP-binding protein, which produces MGAGATAAAVAGTPADGTTLTAEIRRVLACVDAHALRGTKGEKHQAQAPVPESGDGPGTAPLDALVACFGLTAFERDLVLLTAAQELEPTTGARCAAACGDPERTHPTFSLALAALDEPHWSALPPVSPLRRWRIVEPDDESRLTTSRLRLDERILHFLLGSPYLDARLHGRLRRTDVPDRLPASYDLAASGVAAGWTDGARPDAPLLVELVGGDLRSRADIAAAAAARAGLGLYTIGAEDIPVDPAERDRFARLWQREAILLPAALLVEFGEPDRDQQAATEAFLAGAAVPVVVSSADPRRTDHPHGTRVTVPSLGDEEQLALWVDAFSDVADLEEGELRSLIAQFQLPPHVVRSAAATVRRELPHEDELDAAGLAWRAGMDEARVGMDELGRRIEPQAGWKDLVLHERQTSVLREIVAHVRQRSVVHQEWGFGATLRRGLGVTALFAGGSGTGKTLAAEVMAKELGLDLFVVDLSQVVSKYIGETEKNLRRVFDAAERGGALLLFDEADALFGKRSEVKDSHDRYANLEVSYLLMRMEAYRGLAILTTNMKKALDNAFLRRIRFVVDFPFPAEHERAEIWRRVLPPQAPVKDIDPELLARLTVAGGSIRNIALSGAFLAAEEGEALQMRHMLAAARTEYLKLERSLTPTEVRGWV; this is translated from the coding sequence ATGGGAGCAGGAGCGACGGCGGCAGCGGTCGCCGGCACGCCGGCCGACGGTACGACGCTGACGGCGGAGATCCGGCGTGTCCTGGCGTGCGTCGACGCCCACGCGCTGCGCGGCACCAAGGGCGAGAAGCACCAGGCGCAGGCCCCCGTGCCCGAGTCCGGCGACGGCCCCGGCACCGCCCCCCTCGACGCCCTGGTCGCCTGCTTCGGGCTCACGGCGTTCGAGCGGGACCTCGTCCTCCTCACGGCGGCCCAGGAACTGGAGCCCACCACCGGTGCCCGCTGCGCCGCCGCCTGCGGTGACCCGGAGCGCACGCATCCGACCTTCTCGCTGGCCCTCGCCGCCCTCGACGAACCGCACTGGAGCGCGCTGCCGCCCGTGTCGCCGCTGCGGCGCTGGCGGATCGTGGAGCCGGACGACGAGTCACGGCTGACGACCTCCCGGCTGCGGCTCGACGAGCGCATCCTGCACTTCCTGCTCGGCTCTCCCTACCTGGACGCCCGGCTGCACGGCCGACTGCGCCGCACCGACGTGCCCGACCGGCTGCCCGCGTCGTACGACCTCGCGGCGAGCGGCGTCGCTGCGGGCTGGACCGACGGGGCCCGGCCCGACGCGCCGCTGCTCGTCGAACTGGTGGGCGGCGACCTGCGCAGCCGCGCCGACATCGCCGCCGCGGCCGCCGCCCGCGCCGGGCTCGGGCTCTACACGATCGGCGCCGAGGACATCCCCGTCGACCCCGCCGAGCGCGACCGGTTCGCCCGGCTGTGGCAGCGCGAGGCGATCCTGCTGCCCGCCGCCCTGCTCGTGGAGTTCGGCGAGCCCGACCGGGACCAGCAGGCGGCCACCGAGGCGTTCCTGGCCGGGGCCGCCGTGCCGGTCGTCGTCTCCAGCGCCGACCCGCGCCGCACGGATCACCCGCACGGCACCCGGGTGACCGTGCCGAGCCTCGGCGACGAGGAGCAACTGGCGCTGTGGGTCGACGCGTTCAGCGACGTCGCCGACCTGGAGGAGGGCGAACTGCGGTCACTGATCGCCCAGTTCCAGCTGCCGCCCCACGTCGTGCGGTCCGCCGCCGCGACCGTACGGCGTGAACTGCCCCACGAGGACGAGCTCGACGCCGCCGGTCTCGCCTGGCGGGCCGGTATGGACGAGGCCCGCGTCGGCATGGACGAACTCGGCCGCCGCATCGAACCGCAGGCCGGCTGGAAGGACCTCGTGCTGCACGAGCGGCAGACGAGCGTGCTGCGCGAGATCGTCGCCCACGTACGGCAGAGGTCGGTGGTGCACCAGGAGTGGGGCTTCGGCGCCACCCTGCGCCGGGGCCTCGGCGTCACCGCGCTCTTCGCGGGCGGCTCCGGCACCGGCAAGACCCTGGCCGCCGAGGTGATGGCGAAGGAGCTGGGCCTCGACTTGTTCGTCGTCGACCTCTCCCAGGTCGTCAGCAAGTACATCGGCGAGACCGAGAAGAACCTCCGCCGGGTCTTCGACGCCGCCGAACGCGGCGGTGCACTCCTCCTCTTCGACGAGGCCGACGCACTGTTCGGCAAGCGCAGCGAGGTCAAGGACAGCCACGACCGGTACGCCAACCTGGAGGTCAGCTACCTGCTGATGCGGATGGAGGCCTACCGCGGCCTCGCCATCCTCACCACCAACATGAAGAAGGCCCTGGACAACGCCTTCCTGCGGCGCATCCGCTTCGTCGTCGACTTCCCCTTCCCGGCCGAGCACGAGCGCGCCGAGATCTGGCGTCGGGTGCTGCCGCCGCAGGCCCCGGTGAAGGACATCGACCCGGAGCTGCTCGCGCGGCTGACGGTTGCGGGCGGCTCGATCCGCAACATCGCCCTGTCCGGTGCGTTCCTCGCCGCGGAGGAGGGCGAGGCGCTGCAGATGCGGCACATGCTCGCCGCCGCCCGCACCGAATACCTCAAGCTGGAACGCTCCTTGACGCCGACGGAGGTCCGCGGATGGGTGTGA